The genomic region ACCCCCTCTTTGTGCTGCTTTTGGCCCTTCAGATCCTGGTGGTGGCTGGGCTGGTTCGTGCTCAGACCTGCCCTTCAGTCTGCTCATGCAGTAACCAGTTCAGCAAAGTCATATGCACTCGCCGCAGTCTACGGGATGTCCCAGATGGCATTTCCACCAACACTCGCTACCTGAACCTCCAAGACAACCTCATTCAGGTCATCAAGGTGGACAGTTTCAAACATCTGCGCCACCTGGAAATTCTACAACTGAGCAAAAACCACATCCGGAGCATTGAAATTGGCGCCTTCAATGGGCTGGCCAGTCTTAACACCTTAGAGCTTTTTGATAATCGGCTCACGACAATCCCCAATGGAGCCTTTGAGTACTTGTCCAAGCTGAAGGAGTTGTGGCTACGGAACAACCCAATTGAAAGTATACCATCATATGCCTTCAACAGGGTCCCCTCACTTCGAAGGCTAGATTTAGGTGAGCTCAAACGTCTCTCTTACATTTCTGATGGAGCATTCAAGGACTTGAGCAACCTGCGTTACCTGAACCTGGGAATGTGCAATCTCAAGGAGATTCCCAACATTCTACCTTTGGTCAAGCTTGAAGAACTAGAAATGTCTGGAAACCAGCTTGCTGTAATCAAACCTAGCTCATTTACAGGATTAGTGAATCTCCAGAAGCTGTGGATGATGCATGCCCAGATCCAAACTATTGAGAGGAATTCCTTTGATGACCTTCAGTCACTGGTGGAGCTCAACCTGGCTCACAACAACCTTACCTTTCTACCACATGACCTCTTCACACCATTGCATCGCCTAGAGCGGGTCCACCTCCATCACAACCCCTGGAACTGCAACTGTGATATAATGTGGCTCAGCTGGTGGCTGAAGGAAACTGTACCTGCTAATACCAGCTGCTGCGCCCGTTGCCATAGTCCTACAGTTTTTAAAGGTCGCTACATTGGGGAACTGGACCACAGCTACTTCCAGTGTGATGTTCCTGTCATTCTAGAGCCACCCAGTGACTTAAATGTGACAGAAGGCATGGCTGCAGAGCTTAAATGTCGTACAAATTCACTGACATCCATCAGCTGGCTTACACCAAATGGCTCATTGGTGACCCATGGGGCTTACAAAGTGCGTTTGTCTGTACTCAATGACGGGACACTGAACTTTACTAGCGTCACAATGCAGGACACTGGGACCTATACCTGCATGGTTAGCAACACAGCTGGCAACATCTCTGCCTCTGCTGTCCTTAATGTCACCTCTGTGGAAAACAGTGGGGTGACCTATTTCACCACAGTCACTGTGGAGACCATTGAGACACCTGGTGATGATAGTCAAACACCACTTCCTCCATTTGGCTGGGTGTCATCCTCAACAACAAAAGGTACTCCTGTGTCAACGAGGACCACAGAGCGGACTTACACCATTCCAGTTGTTGATCTGGATGGAGATGGAGCCCTCAATGGCCTGGATGAAGTGATGAAAACCACAAAGATTATCATTGGCTGCTTTGTGGCCATCACACTCATGGCTGCTGTTCTGCTGGTTATTTTCTACAAGATGAGGAAACAGCATAACCAGCAGGATCCTGATGGTCCTGCCTCCTCTATGGAGGTCATTACTGTTGAAGAAGAGCTTGCAGGTGTTGCTGCCATGGAGAGACACCTATCGCTGCCCCCTCTGGAGCACTACAACCACTACAACACCTACAAGAGCACTTACCACCACCCGCCCATGCTGAGTACCATACACAGCTCAGCCACACAGGAACCTTTACTGATTCAAGCTTGCTCAAAAGACAATGTACAAGAGACTCAAATCTAATTTCTAAGTTTGACTAAATATCCAGTATCAGCAGTTTCCTACAAACACAATGGaccaaaacatgaaaacacgATAAAGGAAATTAAAACGACATTGACTTGACAGAGTTGATGTTGATAATGGTGATTGGCAAAGGGACGACATGATACTTTAACACATGTCTTTACAAAAGCAaagattatttattaaaatatgtcTAGTGactaaattaagaaaaaaaacaaattgtgatagctttttagcttattttatttctctctctttctatgtGTGTAAATCTGCACAAGGGAAAGAATGGTTTACTAAAAGTGAATTTGGACTTCAAATACATCCCACGTGAAACATATTGCTGAGTTTGGCCTTATATTAAAATCAATGTGTCATTAATTTAATACTTTGAtttgtgtggttgttgtggttattTGCTAGTTGTTGAATAAATCGTGTCCATTTTAGCAGAGCATTATGAGACAAAACATAAAATGGGTTTATTTTCATTGCAGTATATTCTACCTGTCAGTCAAGACAAAATGGGATCTTTTAATGACACAGCTCTGGATGATATCACAGTGAAGCCAGCATGCCTAAGGAGCAAAGCAGCCAAATGAGTAAATGTGCATTTCCCCTGTGGCTCCTAAACAACAGACATACATCCTTCACTTTAATTAAGATTAAGTTCTTGcacccactcctcctcctacaTTTTCTTTACGCTTCATGTTTACTACTTCTTTCTTTCGACTACTCCTCTGTGCCTCTATCTCTAAATCCTCCACCTTCCCCTGTCTACCCTTGCTCTGCTTCCTACCCACTGTCTTTTCCTCTGTGTCCCCTTGCTTGTTTGATTGTCTCTCTGTCACTTTTCTCAGTCACGTTCCTCACCCCTCCGCCATAGCTCATTTGTCTCGCTTTATCCGTCGGCATGTGCCGTACGACGGCAGAATATTGCTTGGGAAAATGAAGGGGAGCATAAGGCTGCAGTCTGTAGCCTCTCCGTTAACCCAGCAATGATCTACGTTGTCCACTCAGTGTCATGGTACCTTGCCATCACCCCAGGGTCACACAATCTTGGAAGCTGATAGTCCATCTGTTAGTACAGATAAAGAGGCAAATGAGGCTACTTTGTAATGTAGTGTGACCCTGTCAGGCTAACACAGACAGGGCTAACATAGTCAGTGAAGCAACTAGAAacctagaaaaaaaaagggagatggGTTATAGCTCATTAATCTGTATCAGCAGTTCATTTGCAGACTAACAGAGGAAAGCTGATAACAAAACAGCGTGAAACTTTCCATTCTCCGTTTGCCCAACATCTAACAGGGGGTGGAGGCCTTTGATATTGAAGCGACCCCTGCTCAGTCTCATCTTtgtcagagaaaaacacacactttgatgGTGCATCATTTATAGACCATCCAAACATTGTATCTCCTGTAGTCTGTTCACGctttgcttttcatttagtcTCTCAAAGAGGAAGGCTTGAAGAAGGGGGAGGTAAGGATAAAAAAGTGAAGAATAGAAAGAGGGGGAGCCAGACGCACAACGGTCATGAGGAGTCTTCAAACAGAGATATTGCAGATATGAAGAGAGCGGAGTAAAAAATAGATAAGGAATAAGGAGGCAAAACTAGCCATCAGACTGTTGCCAAGGAAACAGTGACCTTGTACAGAAAGCAAGAAGAGGTGGATTTGCCGTTATCTTTGGTCTCTGTGCAACCAGCATTTTTTAAGCACATTTATCATAAGCAAATTTCCTTTCTGGCAATTCCGCAAATGAAAGTAATTATCTACAAACCTGGTATAATTAAACATGAtgattgtgatatgatttaaCCTGTACATGGAATCAACGCGGCAGACAAATGCCAGTGCTCATCTGCTAGATTTGTTCTGACATTTTCCACTGTAACAGGGGAAGATGGACAAAGATAGAGGGAGCACAATTTACATCTGAAGACTGGTCACATGTCTTGAAGTAGAGATGGATGAAACTGCTAATGGGGCAGTGACAGCTGAAACAGACACATTCATCATCAGCCTTTCATTGGCCATGAATGACAAGAATAGTACAGTCAATGGGTGAACCATTCTTTCCCTTAtccttgttttctttcagtGCTCGATTCCTTTTCAATGCTTTTGGTGGCTTAATGACTAAATGTCGACGCTGGCTACAGTGAAAAAAAggttgagattttttttatatatacatacatacatatataaatataaatatacatatatttggGGAAGAGGAATGTGAGTAATGATTGGAATATCTCTGTTTTGGTATTTAATTGAGCAGGATGACTCATGTGAGATATTTGGATGCCAGGATGAAATTAAGAGTGACATGCAGAATGTTGGACTTGAAATACCAGCAGAGTGAGCTTGATTTTTGTGCAAAACCCCAAGCCAAGGTGATCAAATTCCTGTGTGTTATTCTGCCAACTGTCTATGTATTGGGAGGGTTACTGTATGTTGGAATATTCTCTCTCATTTTTGGAGAGGATAATCATTAAATGGTgaaatttttacaaaaacaaaatattttcaaaaacatattagaaaaaaaacttgaGATCATAATTTTACATGTGCTtcaattgttaaaaaaagacaaaaaaacaaaaacaatgaaaaaaaaaaaaacaagagactTGTGCTTGTAAGGAGTCCAATTCATTTCTCTGAGGATGATGTTCAATTATTGATACCTGAGATTGTAGTTCATTCTGTAcatgaatacaaataaaaattgcaattcctttttttttccaatggaTTTCATGGAATGTATTGTTCACAGACGGTGTCACCATTGTGCCATCTTTGCTCCATttgcacatgaaaacatttatagaaatattcaaacaaaaaaggatTACTAAGCAGCTCCCAGAATGCTGAAGTGAGGAGAATATGCTGTGAGGAAATGTGCTGTAGCTTTTTTTATGAGGTCAGAGGAGGGAATTTGATAActgagaggaaaaggaagagtGATCTTTCTGTATAATGCATGGGGAGTTGAATTCTTTTATCTAATTTGAATCACTCCATCTGTCTAACAGAAGCATCTCATTCATGCAGGCAAATTTGAGAATTCCATATTCACTAGCACAATGGGCCTCTCAAGCTCTCTCTGCTGACTCAATATGATGAACGAAGGCCCTGACAGAGCCATAAAGAACATTGCCACAGTCATACAACTACAAGTCTAACAGCAAATTCCAGCCTTAGAGTCATGTAAAATGGTGTTTCATGTCCAATCAATGAAACTGGAACCCAGGATCTCAGACAACCAcgattgttatttaaaaaaaaaacaaaacaaaaaactaaaattcaCTACAATTCTAGCTGGAGATGGCATTTCATTGTGACATCTCAGCCAAATAGCACAAAATGGTTTAGATTGCCTTTGGGATTACTCCATTTCATTCTCAAAGTATTTGATGGCTGTCTGACAAAATGGTGCGAAGGAAATTGCACCATTAGGTTTTGTTTAGAAACATAGTGGCAGGTATGGTCAGTCAAGAATACTATTGTCTgttgtgacaaaaacacaacaacattaattatTCCTTGATTTATGCTGAGCATGATCCAATCTCAATGATCCAATTGAACAGAAATGTCAATGATTTCCATGTTATTATGTAGTATATGCAGATGATTGTTCTCCCTCATaagctgttaaattatttaCTGTGGAATCAATGTTGCAAACTGTTAAGAACTGAGTACAATCCCTTATTTTTAGTACACTTCATTCAACATTATCTGGAAAGGTGGCACAAAAATAAAGAACCCTTGCTGTTCTTCTGTGTTAGTAAAAAAAAGGGTATTTCAAGAATCTGCTATTCAAGAATAGCACAGTGTGGCAATTACAGACAGGGAACAGGTTAGCAATAAGAATCTGAAATACCACACATGGTATTGCTTGGTGATTTATACAAGGACATCACATCTGAATAAACCAAAGTTTGTCAAGTATGTGTGACTTTGTACTCAGGGTCTCCTCAGTGCTTCTTTCTGAAAAAGTGAAAGGTGCTACAAGGAAAGGATTTATAATTCATATTCCAATATGATAAATAAGACTAGTGTGTCAGCATTTATTAGGGCAAGAGTGCACAATATGCATAGGACCCTATAGAAACTGAaggaattattatttaaatttgaaaccatttattctgaaaacatattataatttttttttgtgtcactgcaCTTGAGCCAGTCTATTAGGTTGAGCTGGTGATGTTTTGGGAAATGGTGCACCTCAAGGCGGTTGAAAACAGACATTAATTAGtcaataatattattttgtttccacATGATTAACAGTTGAGTAAGGCGTGATTTCTAGgtatttttaatgttacaaCATCTGTGATTTAATGATTGTTCTGTTTTCACTTTGCTCAGAGGTGGAAATATCTCTTAAAACATTTTCTGCTGCAGAGTCAGTGTGAAGGCAGCTTTGGATGGTGTTGTGTAACAAGTTTTTACCAATGAACAGACTAAAATGGAAAGTTATTAAGATCTAAaatggagaggaaaacacattttaaatgaaaatgtctaatttatttaaatcaagggCAGCAAAGTTGCTGATGATAATGAAGACCCATTTACAACAAGCTAAATTGTTATCCATACATAGGTCATATAAAGAATATTAAATACAAACCGGGCTAATCAAATATTATGCTGCTTTAAATCCTCTTTTAAATCCGCTTTTTGAAGTGTAGTATGAGCACTGCCAAGCACATTATTAATGCCGACACTCAACCTGGGACACATGCTGGTGAGCAGGGAAACAAGGAACAAAACAGACCTTAgctacttaacaaaaggctcatctaATAGTTTAtatgcctgcttaagtctatgataaaTAAACAGATATGTTTGCAGCCTTatcttcgtttttttttttggctggaaACTGTTTGTACACCACTTACTAAAGTCCAGCATTTTTAGTtcacatgagctgctggtctactgctgcatcatttgttatgttttgtgtcacttatgcaaatctgaaaatgttttcaaacaccaaagtcacaaaacaacacatttaaacttattGATGGGTGAACTATTTTCCTTCTCTGTGGACTTAAGTGCAAGGactgagcagtttacaaagcacAACAAGATTACATATCTAGTTGGAAAAGATTATCTACTCTGTAGCAGCAATTATTTTCTTAAGATACCATAGACTTAACCAGACATAGGTTGTATTAGGAGAGCCTGTTGGCAGCTACGTTTTCAGTGAGAACAAGAATCCTTGTCGCAGGATGGTTCTTGGCGACAGGAGCATGCTCGTCACTAAGTGCTTACGCAGACACTTCAAAATACTGAACTGTTACTTTAAAATTAATCATGCCAAGGTCTTCTGTCTGATGCACTCCATGTGAGCCTGCACATATGTTGCCTTGTCAGGAATTAGCTCTTAaagtaaaacacacagtaatgtatttttaacatttaaaccaaAAAATCATTATCATATAGTGGAGAGAGTTGTCTACACCATGGTACTGTACTTTGTCTCGAATAAACCTCTCTgtttaacacaacaacacaatacaagCATGTCTGAATATAAAGCAGACACGGTGCACATTGTTATGTCTTTGTGGGTTTCTACTTTAGAGTACATGGTAAGTGTGAAGAACAAACAGACACGTCTTTATGTTTGGAACTGTATTGATTTACTGAAGCATCATTTTCACATGTGCGCAACATACATGTCATTGTATCCATGGCGGTACAGCGCCGACTAGCGGGGCGGGTACAAAATAGCAAATACCTCACATCTCCTCTCCACTTAATGTAGTTCCAACACTGAACATGAATAtgagatttcatttttttagacATCAAACTCATATCCAAACCTTGAGGTAGGGAGTAGACTGTCTCAAACCCCAGAGTCTGTCAAGGGTTTATTCTGCCCTTGTTCTTGAGACGTGACTCCTTAAACTATTATAACATAAACATGTCGGTGGTTAAGCAACACGGGATGAGTATCTCTTACCAGTCTCTCGAAGGGGTGTTCTGGTGACTTCTGGTGTTACCTGAGGTGATGCCACACTTACTGGATCAGAAGATGGATGAGTAGCAGGATCTACTGGAATGGGGGACGACTCTGTTTCATCCACCGGTGGAGCCTCCAACTCCAGTCTCCAGTGGTCCGATGATCCGACATCGACGGTGTATGATACAGGACCGGTTTCTGCGGATAACTACGGCAGGCGTCCACTTCTCACCTCCTCTCCCATAATCACGAACAAACATTTCGACACCCACCTCGAATGCtctggctttttgttttttcgaTGAGCACACTGTGCCTCTTGCGCTGTCCCCACTCGTGATGCTACGTCCAGCTTCAACAAGTGATCGCAGCTTGCAACGCATGGAAATCATGGCTGGTGATTCCTTGGTAGTTGAGTGTGGAGTGTTACGATACATCAAAAGGAACGCATCCAATCTGTGTTGAATTGACATTGTCCCAACGGAGCATTTCAGTGAGTGGTTGACAGTTTGCACGAAACATTCTGCTAGCCTGTTTGTGGCTGGGTGGAATGGTGCAGAGCGAATGTGCCTCACTCCATTTCCCTTCATGAATGTCTCAAACTCACTCGATGTGAACTGGAGCCATTGTCACTTTCTAAGACTTCTGGAAGTCCACAGCGACTGAATAGCCCTCTCAACACCTGTATGGTCTTGAAAATTGTTGTGGAGCTCATAAGGTGCACTTCCAGCCATTTGGAATGAGTGTCCATGACC from Solea solea chromosome 5, fSolSol10.1, whole genome shotgun sequence harbors:
- the lrrc4cb gene encoding leucine-rich repeat-containing protein 4C, which encodes MLNTMISSLQHQTMKGRRLKGALSNPLFVLLLALQILVVAGLVRAQTCPSVCSCSNQFSKVICTRRSLRDVPDGISTNTRYLNLQDNLIQVIKVDSFKHLRHLEILQLSKNHIRSIEIGAFNGLASLNTLELFDNRLTTIPNGAFEYLSKLKELWLRNNPIESIPSYAFNRVPSLRRLDLGELKRLSYISDGAFKDLSNLRYLNLGMCNLKEIPNILPLVKLEELEMSGNQLAVIKPSSFTGLVNLQKLWMMHAQIQTIERNSFDDLQSLVELNLAHNNLTFLPHDLFTPLHRLERVHLHHNPWNCNCDIMWLSWWLKETVPANTSCCARCHSPTVFKGRYIGELDHSYFQCDVPVILEPPSDLNVTEGMAAELKCRTNSLTSISWLTPNGSLVTHGAYKVRLSVLNDGTLNFTSVTMQDTGTYTCMVSNTAGNISASAVLNVTSVENSGVTYFTTVTVETIETPGDDSQTPLPPFGWVSSSTTKGTPVSTRTTERTYTIPVVDLDGDGALNGLDEVMKTTKIIIGCFVAITLMAAVLLVIFYKMRKQHNQQDPDGPASSMEVITVEEELAGVAAMERHLSLPPLEHYNHYNTYKSTYHHPPMLSTIHSSATQEPLLIQACSKDNVQETQI